In the Flagellimonas sp. HMM57 genome, one interval contains:
- a CDS encoding acyl carrier protein, translating into MQDEQRYQKLKAIIQTYLPDDVSVNDITLESNFTQELNINSANLVDIVLDVEDAFDIMLENEDMDGMQTVKDALLIIDGKLAEK; encoded by the coding sequence ATGCAAGACGAACAACGATATCAAAAATTAAAAGCAATCATACAGACCTATTTGCCGGATGATGTTTCCGTAAACGACATCACGTTGGAAAGTAATTTCACGCAAGAACTAAACATCAATTCCGCTAATTTGGTAGATATTGTTTTGGATGTTGAAGATGCTTTTGACATTATGCTGGAGAATGAAGATATGGACGGCATGCAGACTGTTAAGGACGCGTTACTGATTATAGATGGCAAACTAGCTGAAAAATGA
- a CDS encoding DUF4249 domain-containing protein — MVKNLSLIKSIFAIASIFLVLGCTEPFNTSLEDFEDILVIDAFITSEIKQQEIFVSRTFITGNAVQQENDALVTVVDDTGNSYVFSETEPGTYVSDQMFGAQPNVSYSLKLTTSGGSVFSSGPISISADAELESITAERTVLENGQEGIAIMANGFDVENESVFYRYDYEETYRIDVPFPSDMELVVVSENPPELDVVPKTREESVCYGTNLSNSILITTSENLSESRIENFQVRFIPKTDFVLRSRYSILVNQYVQSNAAQTFYEDLQEFSNITTLFAQTQPGFVRGNIVSENNASERVLGLFEVSSMTSKRIFINLEDFFPDDNQPEYIIDCTPEEFPDNDLALFELIKNGTYQYVSTEIRGFLPPFPVSYIVVPIGCVDCTFYGTNVKPDFWID; from the coding sequence ATGGTGAAGAATTTAAGTTTGATCAAATCTATTTTTGCTATAGCTTCTATTTTCCTTGTTCTTGGATGCACGGAGCCTTTCAATACATCTTTGGAAGATTTCGAGGACATACTGGTCATAGATGCCTTCATAACCAGTGAGATAAAGCAACAAGAGATTTTCGTTTCAAGAACCTTTATCACGGGCAATGCCGTGCAACAGGAAAACGATGCACTCGTTACGGTTGTCGATGATACGGGGAACAGCTATGTTTTTAGTGAAACAGAACCGGGCACCTATGTATCGGACCAAATGTTCGGTGCGCAACCTAACGTTTCTTACTCTTTGAAGCTGACAACCTCAGGAGGCAGTGTTTTCAGTTCTGGCCCGATTTCAATTTCGGCCGATGCCGAACTGGAAAGCATTACAGCTGAAAGGACCGTTTTGGAAAATGGACAGGAGGGCATCGCGATTATGGCCAATGGTTTTGATGTGGAAAATGAATCTGTTTTTTACAGGTATGATTACGAAGAAACCTACAGGATAGATGTTCCGTTTCCTTCTGATATGGAACTTGTAGTGGTTTCAGAGAACCCTCCAGAACTGGATGTTGTTCCCAAAACAAGAGAAGAAAGTGTATGTTATGGGACTAATTTATCGAATTCGATTTTGATAACTACATCGGAAAACCTTTCTGAAAGTAGGATTGAGAATTTTCAGGTAAGATTCATACCCAAGACAGACTTTGTTCTACGGAGTAGATACAGCATCCTTGTAAACCAATATGTGCAATCGAACGCAGCGCAAACGTTTTATGAGGACCTACAGGAATTCTCGAACATAACCACATTGTTCGCACAGACGCAACCGGGTTTTGTGAGGGGCAACATTGTTTCCGAGAATAATGCAAGTGAGAGGGTATTGGGTCTTTTTGAGGTCTCTTCCATGACTTCTAAAAGGATTTTTATAAACCTAGAGGACTTTTTCCCTGATGACAACCAGCCCGAATACATTATTGATTGTACTCCCGAAGAATTTCCTGACAATGATTTGGCCCTTTTTGAACTGATCAAGAATGGTACGTATCAATATGTATCAACTGAGATTAGGGGATTTCTGCCACCTTTTCCTGTATCCTATATTGTTGTACCAATTGGTTGCGTGGATTGTACTTTTTATGGAACAAATGTCAAACCTGATTTTTGGATTGACTAA
- a CDS encoding DUF4251 domain-containing protein has product MNIFFKYRFFLLSFMLVGCASQQKNTVEEIEKLDKLIAKKSFEIRPRWARPLVSNSLNSIANAGLLPLGSTANQIDLMGTSSHFRILGDSVMAKLPYFGERQMGAAYNSTNGGIQFSGIPKNLKIKKQDSGKGYKIDFQINNNTETYNVSVNLHPNLQSRINVNSSHRNMISYSGQAYAYSTK; this is encoded by the coding sequence ATGAACATTTTTTTTAAATACAGATTCTTTTTATTGTCGTTCATGTTGGTTGGATGTGCTTCCCAGCAAAAAAATACTGTTGAAGAAATAGAGAAGCTGGATAAACTAATTGCGAAAAAATCATTTGAAATCAGGCCCCGCTGGGCTAGACCTCTGGTAAGTAATAGTCTTAACAGCATTGCTAACGCTGGCTTACTTCCTCTGGGCAGCACTGCAAATCAAATTGATTTGATGGGTACTTCGAGTCATTTTAGAATTCTGGGTGACAGTGTAATGGCAAAACTACCTTATTTTGGTGAAAGACAAATGGGAGCAGCTTACAATAGCACTAATGGTGGTATTCAGTTTAGTGGAATACCTAAGAATTTAAAAATAAAGAAGCAAGATAGCGGCAAGGGTTATAAAATTGACTTTCAAATCAATAATAATACGGAAACGTATAATGTAAGTGTAAATTTACATCCTAATTTACAAAGCCGCATCAATGTCAATAGCTCTCACAGGAATATGATATCGTATAGTGGTCAAGCTTATGCATACTCTACCAAATAA
- a CDS encoding TonB-dependent receptor domain-containing protein, translating to MNGKEISISFNEVTIPQALSIIEERTNYRFYYLEEWFDDALISGNYESRTIETIIEDVLKKVEVNFFMFQKDMVVLTKNTIIYDSLPEVFDNSVAHDSTDTDNIVSTITDTPIFSTKADSDIPSRIETFRIGKRSKVQRSDKATLKGIISNITSKEPIPDLQLIVREQNLTALTNANGYYEIELPIGTHMLEMIALGIENTKKRIVIYNDGNLDFKLNESIELLDEVVVKADANKNVANTTSGSESIDAEESKNIPLVLGERDVLRVATSLPGITTAGEGSSGFNVRGGKSDQNLILLDDAVVYNPQHFFGIFSGLNPFAISSLDVYKGSFPAEYGGRLSSVFDIKTKNADTQKIKAEGSIGPVTSNALIELPVLKEKSSLLLGGRGAYANWILRSLDEPSLENSEASFYDFLGSYSHKINSNNNIKATGYYSRDDFSITSDSLFVYKNRLVSVKWDHAFNDKTTGSLVASNSQYDFNIEFDGNSNNDFIFGYRVNESEVKLKVNHTNKSKLTYAYGLASKLYNIDPGNLDPIGSGNSITEPRTIPRERGLESAAFLSANIDLTKKLSLEAGIRVSHFASLGESTQVIFEEGQPKNQATAIDTLSFAKNEIVENYFNPEPRISARYLINPSLSLKAGYGRTYQYIHRLSNNTTVSPIDTWKISDLNIRPQSADQFTLGIFKNFDDNKYELSLEGFYKQSDNILDFKTGAQVLLNENIVLETLQGEGKSYGVEFLVRKNTGKLNGWLGYTYSRSLIRFDSQFPENQINNGDFFPSNFDKPHDLSLVANYKFSKRFSFSTNFTYQTGRPVTVPVGSFTFDNSEFVVFSDRNSFRIPDFYRLDIGLNIEGNHKVKKLAHSFFTISVYNVLGRNNPFSVFFLTEDGEVRGQKTSIFTIPVPAITYNFKF from the coding sequence GTGAATGGAAAAGAAATTTCTATATCCTTTAATGAAGTAACAATTCCTCAAGCTCTATCCATAATTGAAGAAAGAACGAATTATCGTTTTTATTATTTGGAAGAGTGGTTTGACGATGCTTTGATATCAGGCAACTATGAATCCAGGACCATTGAAACCATAATTGAAGATGTTTTAAAGAAGGTTGAAGTGAACTTTTTTATGTTTCAGAAGGATATGGTGGTTTTGACAAAAAACACGATAATCTACGATTCTCTTCCAGAAGTTTTTGACAATAGTGTAGCCCATGACTCGACCGACACTGACAATATAGTGTCTACTATAACTGATACCCCCATTTTTTCCACAAAAGCCGATTCTGATATACCGTCACGAATAGAAACCTTTAGGATAGGGAAAAGAAGTAAGGTCCAACGCTCTGACAAAGCTACTTTAAAGGGAATAATTTCTAATATTACTTCCAAAGAACCTATACCTGATTTACAACTCATTGTTAGGGAGCAAAACCTGACGGCTTTGACTAATGCAAATGGCTATTATGAAATAGAGTTGCCTATAGGCACCCACATGCTAGAAATGATAGCATTAGGTATTGAGAACACAAAAAAGCGTATTGTTATTTACAATGATGGTAATCTAGACTTTAAATTGAATGAAAGTATAGAACTATTGGATGAAGTTGTAGTCAAGGCTGACGCAAACAAAAATGTTGCTAATACTACAAGTGGCTCTGAGAGTATTGACGCAGAGGAATCCAAAAACATTCCGTTGGTTTTAGGGGAAAGAGACGTCTTAAGAGTAGCTACCTCACTCCCTGGAATCACTACTGCTGGTGAAGGTTCGTCCGGTTTCAATGTGAGAGGTGGTAAATCCGACCAGAATTTGATTCTATTGGATGATGCAGTAGTTTATAATCCGCAGCACTTCTTTGGCATATTTTCTGGACTAAACCCTTTTGCCATAAGTAGTCTTGATGTCTACAAAGGAAGTTTCCCAGCCGAATATGGTGGTAGATTATCTTCTGTTTTTGATATAAAGACAAAAAATGCGGATACTCAAAAAATTAAAGCGGAAGGATCGATTGGTCCAGTAACAAGTAACGCTTTGATTGAACTTCCAGTGCTAAAAGAAAAATCTTCTCTTCTGTTAGGCGGTAGGGGTGCGTATGCCAATTGGATTTTAAGATCTCTTGATGAACCTTCTTTAGAAAACAGTGAAGCATCGTTCTATGACTTTTTAGGTAGTTACAGCCACAAAATCAACAGCAACAATAATATTAAGGCTACAGGTTACTACAGTAGGGATGATTTTAGCATTACTTCGGATTCACTTTTCGTTTATAAAAATAGATTGGTATCCGTTAAATGGGACCATGCTTTTAATGATAAAACAACTGGGAGTTTGGTGGCATCTAACAGTCAATATGACTTTAACATTGAGTTTGATGGAAATTCAAATAATGATTTCATCTTTGGTTATCGAGTCAATGAGAGTGAGGTTAAGCTAAAAGTGAACCATACAAATAAATCCAAACTAACATATGCTTACGGTCTTGCAAGTAAATTATATAATATAGATCCTGGGAACTTAGACCCAATAGGAAGTGGTAATTCAATTACTGAACCAAGAACCATTCCAAGAGAAAGAGGATTGGAATCTGCAGCTTTCTTATCGGCAAACATTGACTTGACAAAAAAACTTTCTCTAGAGGCTGGAATAAGAGTATCTCATTTTGCATCACTGGGTGAGAGTACTCAAGTGATTTTTGAGGAAGGTCAGCCAAAAAATCAAGCCACAGCCATAGACACATTAAGTTTCGCCAAAAATGAGATTGTTGAAAACTATTTTAATCCCGAACCACGTATTTCCGCAAGATATTTAATTAATCCAAGCTTATCTCTTAAGGCTGGCTATGGTCGAACCTATCAATATATACATAGGCTTTCGAATAATACGACGGTTTCACCTATAGATACGTGGAAAATTTCAGATTTAAATATTAGACCACAAAGTGCAGATCAATTTACCTTGGGGATCTTCAAAAATTTCGACGATAACAAATATGAACTGAGTTTAGAAGGGTTTTATAAGCAATCAGATAATATATTGGATTTTAAGACAGGAGCTCAAGTGCTATTAAATGAAAATATAGTTTTAGAAACTTTACAGGGTGAAGGAAAATCTTACGGAGTAGAATTCTTGGTTCGAAAAAATACGGGAAAACTAAATGGTTGGCTTGGATACACCTATTCACGTTCACTTATTAGATTTGATAGTCAGTTTCCAGAAAATCAAATAAACAATGGTGATTTTTTTCCGTCAAATTTTGATAAGCCACATGATTTGAGTTTAGTGGCCAATTATAAATTTTCAAAACGTTTTAGTTTCTCTACCAACTTTACCTATCAAACCGGGAGACCGGTCACGGTTCCTGTAGGAAGCTTCACTTTTGACAATTCGGAGTTCGTTGTTTTTAGTGACAGAAACAGTTTCCGTATTCCTGATTTTTACAGGTTGGATATTGGGTTAAATATTGAGGGGAACCATAAAGTAAAAAAACTGGCCCATAGCTTTTTTACAATATCTGTCTATAATGTTTTGGGGAGGAACAATCCTTTTTCAGTATTCTTCTTGACCGAGGATGGCGAGGTAAGAGGTCAAAAAACTTCTATATTTACAATTCCAGTTCCTGCTATAACCTATAACTTTAAGTTTTAG
- a CDS encoding cold-shock protein, with protein MAKSQQTYNKSEREKKRLKKREEKQKKKDARKAEAKESGKSGIQFAYVDHNGNLTDTPPDPTQKVAIEAENITLGIPKKEDIEEEEFDPIRNGKVSFYDSSKGFGFIIDSETQEKYFCHVSGLIDEIAENDKVSFELEKGMKGMNAVRVKKI; from the coding sequence ATGGCTAAATCACAACAGACTTATAACAAATCAGAGAGAGAAAAAAAGCGTTTAAAGAAAAGGGAAGAGAAGCAAAAAAAGAAGGATGCCAGAAAGGCCGAAGCCAAAGAAAGTGGTAAATCCGGAATTCAATTTGCTTATGTAGATCACAACGGAAATCTAACGGATACACCACCAGACCCTACACAAAAAGTTGCTATTGAGGCGGAGAACATCACTCTTGGTATTCCTAAAAAGGAAGACATTGAAGAGGAGGAGTTTGACCCAATACGAAATGGTAAAGTTTCTTTTTATGATAGTTCAAAAGGGTTTGGCTTTATTATTGATTCTGAGACTCAAGAAAAATATTTTTGTCACGTCAGTGGTTTGATTGACGAAATTGCTGAGAACGATAAAGTATCTTTTGAACTCGAAAAAGGTATGAAGGGCATGAATGCAGTTCGTGTAAAGAAGATTTAA
- a CDS encoding EamA family transporter: protein MGKSSNGALVILAFFAIYVIWGSTYLLNKIAVLELPAFMLASFRFITAGLLIFVLAKILGIKITITKKQLLNSTIAGFLFLSFGNGVVVWALRYVDTGFAALEISAQPLIILLLMRILQGKKIQPMSVIGVIFGIIGIYLLVSQKQIISKEGSILGMVMIFFCMLSWGYGSLFVAKADLPTNYFVNTGYQMFTGGIILALMSLGFGESWSSPLVWSVKVQVVMLLLVVFGSILAFTSFNYLLKSVSPEKVATSTYVNPIVALILGWYFLNEQITVQSIFAAIVLLTGVYFINTKKTLAIFERFKR from the coding sequence ATGGGAAAGTCTTCAAACGGAGCATTGGTTATCTTGGCCTTTTTTGCTATTTATGTTATTTGGGGCTCTACATATTTGCTGAATAAAATAGCAGTATTGGAGCTACCTGCGTTTATGTTGGCTTCGTTTAGATTTATAACTGCAGGCCTTTTAATATTTGTTCTTGCCAAAATTTTGGGTATCAAAATTACGATTACAAAAAAACAGTTATTGAACTCGACTATTGCAGGCTTTTTGTTTTTAAGCTTCGGTAATGGAGTGGTGGTATGGGCATTACGGTATGTTGATACCGGCTTTGCAGCTCTGGAAATATCAGCACAACCGCTTATTATTTTGCTGTTGATGCGAATTCTTCAAGGTAAGAAAATACAGCCCATGTCTGTGATAGGTGTCATTTTTGGAATTATCGGTATTTACCTATTGGTGAGCCAAAAGCAGATAATTAGTAAAGAGGGTTCTATTTTAGGTATGGTAATGATATTTTTCTGCATGCTAAGTTGGGGGTATGGTAGCCTTTTTGTGGCCAAGGCAGATTTACCTACCAATTATTTTGTTAATACGGGGTATCAAATGTTCACAGGGGGAATAATTCTGGCATTGATGAGCTTAGGTTTTGGCGAAAGTTGGAGTTCTCCACTGGTCTGGAGCGTAAAAGTACAGGTTGTTATGCTGTTGCTTGTGGTTTTTGGAAGTATTTTGGCATTTACTTCGTTCAATTATTTATTAAAATCGGTATCTCCTGAGAAAGTCGCTACTTCTACTTATGTAAACCCTATAGTTGCCCTAATTCTAGGATGGTATTTTTTGAACGAACAAATTACCGTCCAATCCATTTTTGCAGCAATAGTTTTACTTACAGGTGTTTACTTTATCAACACAAAAAAGACCTTGGCTATTTTTGAGCGATTTAAGCGATAG
- a CDS encoding MBL fold metallo-hydrolase, whose protein sequence is MKRLKKYFKRMLLTVLSIIGILIVTYVIFVNFYPSFGGKITKELQKEYAQSKNYKKKQFVNEKDVPKNLSFVETLGIMRKFFFTKVPNGSPDKPLKVQKIDSTAIADYNGDTRLIWFGHSAFLLQINGKNILIDPMLSDVPAPHPWLGSGRFSKELPIAIAKLPIIDAVLISHDHYDHLDYESIRKLKDKVGHFYVPLGVDVHLKAWGVSSAAITEMDWWQEEVFSDLTFVCTPAQHFSGRRFNDRQSTLWSSWVIQSTSENIFFSGDSGYSDHFKVIGEKYGPFDFAMMECGQYNESWPDIHMFPEETVQAGIDVKAKCIMPIHWGGFKLSLHSWTDPVERATKKSKALDVNLITPRIGESILLAELSTQNGIWWRN, encoded by the coding sequence TTGAAAAGACTAAAAAAATACTTTAAACGAATGCTCCTGACCGTTCTGTCCATTATTGGGATTTTAATAGTGACCTATGTAATCTTTGTTAATTTCTACCCAAGTTTTGGAGGGAAAATTACAAAGGAACTCCAAAAAGAATATGCGCAATCAAAGAACTATAAGAAAAAGCAATTTGTAAACGAAAAAGATGTTCCCAAAAATTTGAGTTTTGTTGAGACATTAGGAATAATGCGCAAGTTTTTTTTTACCAAAGTTCCTAATGGAAGCCCAGATAAGCCTTTGAAAGTTCAGAAGATAGATTCAACAGCGATTGCTGACTACAATGGAGATACTCGATTAATTTGGTTTGGGCACTCTGCTTTTCTTTTACAGATAAACGGAAAAAATATTTTAATAGATCCTATGCTGAGTGATGTGCCAGCACCGCATCCATGGTTGGGAAGCGGACGTTTTAGCAAAGAGCTACCAATAGCCATAGCTAAGCTCCCAATAATAGATGCAGTCTTGATTTCTCATGACCACTATGATCATCTGGATTATGAATCCATTCGAAAACTAAAAGATAAAGTTGGGCATTTTTATGTGCCTTTGGGAGTTGATGTGCACTTAAAAGCTTGGGGAGTATCTTCTGCTGCCATAACAGAGATGGACTGGTGGCAAGAAGAAGTTTTTAGTGACTTGACGTTCGTTTGTACCCCGGCACAGCACTTTTCGGGAAGAAGGTTCAATGACAGGCAAAGTACGTTATGGAGTTCTTGGGTGATTCAATCTACAAGCGAAAACATATTCTTTAGCGGTGATAGTGGATACAGTGATCACTTTAAGGTTATAGGAGAGAAGTATGGTCCTTTTGATTTTGCAATGATGGAATGTGGCCAGTACAATGAGTCATGGCCAGATATTCATATGTTTCCAGAAGAAACCGTGCAGGCAGGTATAGATGTTAAGGCAAAATGTATCATGCCAATACACTGGGGTGGTTTCAAATTATCGTTGCATTCTTGGACAGACCCTGTAGAGCGTGCAACCAAAAAGAGTAAAGCTTTGGACGTAAATCTAATTACCCCTAGAATAGGTGAATCTATACTTTTAGCTGAACTTTCAACACAAAATGGTATATGGTGGCGTAACTAA
- a CDS encoding DUF4249 domain-containing protein has product MEIRYSLIKSIFAIASIFLVLGCTEPFNTSLEDFEDILVIDAFITSEIKQQEIFVSRTFITGNAVQQENDALVTVVDDTGNSYVFSETEPGTYVSDQMFGAQPNVSYSLKLTTSGGSVFSSGPISISADAELESITAERTVLENGQEGIAIMANGFDVENESVFYRYDYEETYRIDVPFSTGGKFVIVSENPPELDVVPKTREESVCYGTNLSNSILITTSENLSESRIENFQVRFIPKTDFVLRSRYSILVNQYVQSNAAQTFYEDLQEFSNITTLFAQTQPGFVRGNIVSENNASERVLGLFEVSSMTSKRIFINLEDFFPDDNQPEYIIDCASEQFPQNDSFLFELVKNGARQYAGEDFGVYFVVPTGCSDCNVYGTNVKPDFWID; this is encoded by the coding sequence ATGGAAATACGTTATAGTTTGATCAAATCTATTTTTGCTATAGCTTCTATTTTCCTTGTTCTTGGATGCACGGAGCCCTTCAATACATCTTTGGAAGATTTCGAGGACATACTGGTCATAGATGCCTTCATAACCAGTGAGATAAAGCAACAAGAGATTTTTGTTTCAAGAACCTTTATCACGGGCAATGCCGTGCAACAGGAAAACGATGCACTCGTTACGGTTGTCGATGATACGGGGAACAGCTATGTTTTTAGTGAAACAGAACCGGGCACCTATGTATCGGACCAAATGTTCGGTGCGCAACCTAACGTTTCTTACTCTTTGAAGCTGACAACCTCAGGAGGCAGTGTTTTCAGTTCTGGCCCGATTTCAATTTCGGCCGATGCCGAACTGGAAAGCATTACAGCTGAAAGGACCGTTTTGGAAAATGGACAGGAGGGCATCGCGATTATGGCCAATGGTTTTGATGTGGAAAATGAATCTGTTTTTTACAGGTATGATTACGAAGAAACCTACAGGATAGATGTTCCGTTTTCTACAGGTGGAAAATTTGTGATAGTCTCGGAAAACCCTCCAGAACTGGATGTTGTTCCCAAAACAAGAGAAGAAAGTGTATGTTATGGGACTAATTTATCGAATTCGATTTTGATAACTACATCGGAAAACCTTTCTGAAAGTAGGATTGAGAATTTTCAGGTAAGATTCATACCCAAGACAGACTTTGTTCTACGGAGTAGATACAGCATCCTTGTAAACCAATATGTGCAATCGAACGCAGCGCAAACGTTTTATGAGGACCTACAGGAATTCTCGAACATAACCACATTGTTCGCACAGACGCAACCGGGTTTTGTGAGGGGCAACATTGTTTCCGAGAATAATGCAAGTGAGAGGGTATTGGGTCTTTTTGAGGTCTCTTCCATGACTTCTAAAAGGATTTTTATAAACCTAGAGGACTTTTTCCCTGATGACAACCAGCCCGAATATATCATTGATTGTGCTTCAGAACAGTTCCCTCAAAATGACAGTTTTCTTTTTGAACTGGTCAAGAATGGTGCACGTCAATACGCAGGAGAGGACTTTGGTGTATATTTTGTTGTACCAACCGGTTGTTCGGATTGCAATGTTTATGGAACAAATGTCAAACCTGATTTTTGGATAGATTAA
- a CDS encoding YceI family protein, translating to MKSLLFSLFFAVSLSISSLFGQTNKIVDAEISFEFVSKETKGTIAGFKSESVIDFDNLENSVLRGSVASETLDTNNGLRNWSLKSGKYFDVDDYPRIRFESKQVKSEGEKLIVIGNLTIKDITKSITITFNQSGNQLIGTTSLYSIDYGIKIKKNRADNLVKVKMVFDID from the coding sequence ATGAAGTCGCTCTTGTTTTCGCTATTTTTTGCCGTTAGCTTATCCATATCCTCCCTATTTGGTCAAACAAACAAAATCGTTGATGCGGAAATTTCATTTGAATTCGTTTCCAAAGAAACTAAAGGAACTATTGCTGGTTTTAAATCGGAATCAGTAATAGACTTTGACAACCTCGAAAATTCCGTTCTTAGAGGTTCCGTTGCTTCGGAAACTTTAGATACCAATAATGGCCTACGAAATTGGTCTCTAAAAAGTGGTAAGTATTTTGATGTTGATGACTATCCAAGAATACGATTTGAAAGTAAACAAGTGAAATCTGAAGGTGAAAAGCTAATCGTCATTGGCAATCTTACTATTAAGGATATTACCAAGTCCATAACCATAACTTTTAACCAAAGTGGAAATCAACTTATTGGCACCACAAGTCTTTATTCTATTGATTATGGCATCAAAATCAAGAAAAATAGAGCTGATAATCTAGTAAAGGTCAAAATGGTTTTTGATATTGATTAG
- a CDS encoding sorbosone dehydrogenase family protein gives MKLTLTMLKLIFNCLLFSFIVSCNGKKDEPKETVSESIEEQVDSTSLPIQNLNLPEGFRVSVFAEGIDGARSMALGDNGTLFVGTRNEKTVYALQDLDGDYKAEKVMVLDSTLEVPNGVAFKDGALYVAEVGRLLKYSNIEQDLSNLPKPEIIYDDYPTEFHHGWKYISFGPDGKLYVPVGAPCNICESEDERFASITRMDPDGTNREIFAKGVRNTVGFTWHPETKDFWFTDNGRDMMGDDVPPCELNKVTTIGEHFGYPYCHGGTVKDPEFGDKHPCSDFVPPVQALGAHVAPLAVKFYTGDMFPEKYKDYAFIAEHGSWNRSSKVGYKISVVKLDGDKAVSYETFLDGWLDEESQERFGRPVDILFLEDGSMLISDDFGDAIYRVSYDENSIASVN, from the coding sequence ATGAAATTAACTCTTACGATGCTAAAACTGATTTTCAATTGTTTACTTTTTTCCTTTATAGTTTCATGCAACGGAAAAAAAGACGAACCAAAAGAAACTGTCAGCGAAAGTATAGAGGAACAAGTGGACTCAACCAGTTTGCCAATTCAAAACTTAAACCTGCCCGAAGGATTTAGGGTATCCGTATTTGCTGAAGGAATAGATGGAGCCCGATCTATGGCACTTGGGGATAATGGGACGCTTTTCGTAGGAACCCGAAATGAAAAAACAGTATATGCCCTTCAGGACTTGGACGGGGATTATAAAGCTGAAAAGGTAATGGTCTTGGATTCAACTTTAGAAGTTCCCAATGGCGTTGCATTCAAAGATGGTGCGCTTTATGTTGCTGAAGTCGGTCGATTGCTCAAATATTCGAATATTGAACAGGATTTATCGAACCTTCCAAAACCAGAAATTATCTATGACGATTACCCTACGGAATTCCATCATGGGTGGAAATACATTTCATTTGGACCAGATGGTAAGTTATATGTTCCCGTTGGCGCACCTTGTAATATTTGTGAGAGTGAAGATGAACGTTTTGCCTCCATCACACGAATGGACCCCGATGGAACCAATAGGGAGATTTTTGCAAAAGGTGTTCGCAATACGGTCGGTTTTACGTGGCATCCAGAAACAAAAGACTTTTGGTTTACCGATAATGGCAGGGATATGATGGGAGATGACGTTCCCCCATGTGAGTTAAACAAAGTAACCACAATTGGTGAACACTTTGGATACCCTTATTGTCATGGCGGCACTGTAAAGGACCCTGAATTTGGTGACAAGCATCCATGTTCTGATTTCGTTCCACCAGTACAAGCTTTGGGAGCCCATGTAGCACCACTGGCGGTTAAGTTTTATACTGGTGACATGTTTCCAGAAAAATACAAGGATTATGCATTTATTGCCGAACATGGGTCTTGGAACCGTTCTTCGAAAGTGGGTTATAAAATCTCCGTGGTAAAGTTGGACGGTGATAAGGCCGTAAGCTATGAGACGTTCTTGGATGGCTGGTTGGACGAGGAAAGCCAAGAGCGATTTGGTAGACCTGTTGACATACTGTTCCTAGAAGATGGCTCTATGCTCATATCTGATGATTTTGGTGATGCCATTTATCGTGTATCTTACGATGAAAACAGCATTGCAAGTGTTAATTGA